tatttttatttataaatcgTGTAATTTCTTTATAGTCCTAGGGTGAATTTGCCAAATGATCTGAAGTCTGTTCTTTCCCATGCAGGGTTAGTCATCTCATTTTAGTGGAGCCTTGGGGTTTTCCTGAGCGACCACACCTTGCTGATGAAGAGAGACCAATTCCAATTTGGATCAGAGCCTTGGGAGCAGCATTGACTCCCTTTAACCCTTTAGCCAGCCTCAGGATTGCAGGACCCTTTGGTGAGTGCTTGCTTGTATCTGTATCCTAGGAAAGCAAAATGTTTATACATAGCAATAGAGGAGTATTTGCTGATCACCATTGTTagttaaaatcttaaaaacaaacaaaaaaactgaaccttactttttctcctcctcctctaaaAAGTACCAGTCCATGCGTAAAGGTGAATGAAACCAGGCTCCTCTCCTTAAAAAGGagtcttcagggcttccctggtggcgcagtggttaagaatatgcctgccaatgcagggcacacaggttcgagccctggtccagaaagatcccacatgccacagcaactgagcctgtgctccacaaccacggaggctgcgctccagagcccatgagccacaactgctgaacctgcgttccacaactactgaagcctgtgtgcctagagcccgtgctccgcaacaagagaagccgccacagtgagaagcccacacaaccgcaacgaagagtagcccccgctcaccgcgactagagaaaagcccgtgcgcagcaatgaagacccaatgcagccaaaaataaaataaataaatttattttttttaaaaagggtcttTATATTGTAAACATTACAGATAATTAGCAAGCAGAAGAGGTGGGAAATGCTAAGGATGAGGTTAGGTGACCTTGAACATTCTGAAAAAAGCCAAGCAAGTAGTGTCTTGGGGAAGTTTACCTGCTAGCCCCAGGCATGGGAGTTTATCTGCTAGCCCCAGTGACCTGTTGAGGAGCCTTTGGCCAGTTAGTGATGTCCAGCTGACAGGTCACAAAGCCTGACCTGACCGATAAACGTGGGATAACAGGTATCATTACTCAGATTCCTTTCTTGCCCTGTAATGTCAGAGTGTTAAGAAGATAAAAGTCATCCTTTCTCACAAAGATTTGGGGGACTCCTGATTTGTGTTTCTGGTTATATTTTGAGTTTAGTCTCTGATTTAAGTTATTTGACCCTCAGCTCTTCTGTCTCAGCCTCACAGCCAAGGGAATTTCCTTCCCTCATTGTCACAGATGGTGATGGTCTGGACCTCTGCCTTTCCCTCTTACAGCTTGTGTCAGTTAAGAGGGCTTTTGGCTGAAAGGGACTGAAGACCTCAGCGGTTTAAACCAGAAGgccttttattatttccttaacaAGCAGTCTGGAAGCAGGTGGTTTTAGCATTTGTTCCCAAAGCTAGCTCCTTGATGTTAGGGTTTGGGTCTGTGTATGTGATTCTCTTGACCTTTTACCTCAGTGGTTGCTAGGACAGGAAGCATGATCTCACAGGCTCTCCgaacaagaagaaaggaaagcatgATGCTCTTTGTCAGGGAAGGACGTCTTCCCTGGGAGCCCCAGCAGACTTCCCCTTATGTCTCTGCCCACCCCTAGTTCTTCCATtagcaaagaagaagaaatttctaTGACTGATCAATCATCATTTGTTCCCAGGGGCTGGAGCGAGGGGCCTGCTTTCCTGGGAACGTTGCTGCCTAAATGATACACAAAAGTCAGGTTCTCTTAGCAAGAAAAGAATAGCGGTGTGGCGGGTGGGTGAGGGTGAGGCAATACCTGCTGCATAGGTGACTGTAGATTCTGCTGCCCCCTGTCCAGGCCTGCCCCCGCCCTTGCCTGAGTGCCATCCCTTTGGGAGAGCAGCGGgactgcagcaatgagaagaggGCACAGGGGCTGAATTGGTGACCACACTACATGCCCTCAGTACTCGTGTAGGTAGCCTCTTTTCACCGCCCCCCCCAGTAGAGCCACGCCTTCTTAGGTGCCTGGTCCTCCTTTGATGAGCTGCTTAAGAGCTTTATAGTCCTGACATGTAAGTGGATTTTGCTTGATCACAGTTACACAGGTAGCAATTATGGGAAAAGTAAAGCATAAAAAGAAGTTAGGAGATaatgatgggggagggaggaagcctaGGAGGGGCCCTTTAAAGCCATGTCCTCTGCCTCCCGTTGTTGTTTGCACATGGTGGTGAGGGTGATGCAGAATGTCCACTGCATCATGAGAATTCTTGGTGGAGCTGTGTAATTCCTTCAGAGATGGGAAGGCAGGGCCAGTGAAGAAGTAAGATCTTGCTAGAGTATTGGGCAGTGATAGCAGAGAGGGAAACCGGCCAGTCCCTGGGTCCCCGAGGGAAAACAGTAAGCAGATAAAAGTTCCTGCTCTTCATCCTCTTTGCTTTGGGGGCCTTGCCCCTGCCTCTCACCTCAGGGGTGGGACCGTGAGAGCCACTGTGGATGGACTTAGCGGGGACTTCTGCTAGTGTCCCAAGCAGAAACTCTGAATTAATTTTcccaagaaatatttatataccaATTCACTTCATATAGATGCTAATGTGTTGTAATTgtggaagaaatacaaattattaagTTAATTTTATGTATGAGCTGTCCTATTCACCTCCCTTgtttaatacaatttattttcctaCAAAAACAAGTCTTAGGCAACTGTTTTTGAGCTCCTAAAGCATATTAGTAAGTCAGCATATGACagacttttattcttattttaatcttTCCTTAGGGAACTTGAGGAGAGCAGTTTCTAGGATCTGtgcttttttccacttaaaatatatatttgaatacatGTGTAATGTAGCATGTAGTGCTCATTATAGAAGCAAACACTAAACTcttctatatttgtatataaattaaattataatttaaaacatacatataatttaaaatgtttgttttctattaaatAGGTTTAAGTCTAGTACAGCGTTTAAGGCCTGATTTCAAACGGAAGTATTCTtcaatgtttgcagatgatacTGTGACAGAATACATTTACCACTGTAATGTCCAGACTCCGAGGTAAGGTTTATCTAAATttactgtgtttgtgttttagacttttattttttgaaaatatatgaagagtcCAGGAGATTTTTATCAGtatgtaaatgaataaatttaaaaggacaagTAGTTAAATGACTAACACTTCTTAATTTACTCATCTATTCctggagcacctactatgtaaAACATTGTACTGGATTCTGATGAGAGATTAAACAGCCAGAcagggcacagtggttgagaatctgcctgccgatgcagggaacacggattcgtgccccggtcggggaagatcccacatgccacggagcctgcgtgtccggagcctgtgctccgcaacgggagaggccacaacagtgagaggcccgcgtaccgcaaaacaaaaacaaaaacaaaaacaaaagccagacATACTTTCTTCCCCTAAGGTGCCTGTGGATAGTTGAGGGAAGTCTTGGTCTTGGGCATCTTGTTAAGGTGGTCAGagttgagagagaaagaagaatttcaaataaagCAGCATTCCCAAATGAGTATGAATGTTCTACAAAAAAGGAGTTCTGGGTTAAACAAGAATGTTTTTCTGTACCATGGATCTTCTTAGAACCGTTTTTTAAGCcaaaggttttttgttgttgttggtttgttttttattttcagttgtgttgggtcttcattgctgcatgcgggctctctctagttgcgagcgggggctattcctcgttgtggtgcgtgggcctctcattgcggcagcctctcttgttgtggagcatgggctctaggctcgcgggcttcagtagctgtagcttgtggactctagagcgcaggctcagtagttgtggcacacgggcttagttgctccgtggcatgtgggatcttcccagaccagggctagaacccgtgtcccctgcattggcaggtggattcttaaccactgtgccaccaggaaagcccaagccGAAGGGTTTTGAATCTCCCAGGTGCGTGGGAGATACTAGGCAGCATTTTCAAGTTCATTTGCTGATTGCACCCTTCTTTTACTCAGCACTTCTTCAAGTCTGTGCGTCAGCATGAGAAACACTGCTGCAGCGGTGAGGAGTAAGTGAGGGTCGAGGGGAAGGGGAGTCTGCGTGAATTTTGACAGTGATTATGAGAGAGAGCATAGTAGAGGGAGCAAGAGGGCCAAGcaaaggtatttctttttctttttttttaaaattacttgtgGATGTTGTGTACAAGGCACCGGTAGAGAAAACAGAACCTGAAAGTCTTGACGAGCTGGGAGGATCCTGGAAGACAGAGCCTACAGTCATTAGGGAGAGGATCAAGAATGGAGTATGATGATGAGAGCTCCAGTTCTTGTGCTGGGTTCTGTACCAGAATTATTAGAGGAGTTTGTCAAAAATGTGGTgcctcagcaaaggaaaccataaacaagatgaaaaggcaaccctcagaatgggagaaaatatttgcaaacgaatcaatggacacaggagtaatctccaaaatatacaagatgctcacgcagctcaatatcaaaaaaaacaacccaatccaaaactgggcggaagacctaaatagacatttctccaaagaagatatacaggttgcccacaaacacatgaaaggatgctcagcgtcactaatcattagagaaatgcaaatcaaaactacactgagggtatcacctcacaacagtcaggatggccatcatcaaaaaatctacaaacaataaatgctggagagggtgtggagaaaagggaaccctcttgcactgttggtgggaatgtaaattgataacagccactttggagaacagtatggagtttccttaaaaaaccaaaaatagaactaccatatgacccagcaatctcactactggacatataccctgagaaaaccataattcagaaagagtcatgtaccagaatgttcactgcagcactatttataatagccaagacatggaagcaacctaagtatccatcgacagatgaatggataaagatgtggcacatgtatacagtggaatattacgtcaaccataaaaagaaatgaaattgagttatttgtagtgaggtggatggacctagagtctgtcatacagagtgaagtaagtcagaaagagaaaaacaaatactgtatgctaacacatatatatggaatctaaaaaaaatggttctgatgaacctaggggcaggacaggaataaagacacagacatagagaatggacttgaggacacggggagggggaggggtaagctgggacgaagtgagagtagcgtTGACTTATATACACCacccaatgtaaaatagctagctagtgggaagcagctgcatagcacagggagagcagctcggtgctttgtgaccacctagacaggtgggatagggagggtgggagggagacacaagaaggaggggatatggggatatatgtatgcatatagctgattcactttgttgtacagcagagattaacacaacattgtaaagcaattatactccaataaagatgtaaaaaaaataataattgtagtGAAGAccattgaatattaaaaaaaaaaaaaaagaaagtggtacCTGAACTCTGTCTCTAAGACTCTAATTCACTAGTGCTGGGCTGCATCTTTAACAAATGCTTCAGATAATTCTAGCCATAGaccatactttaaaatataaaagtggtACCTCATCCTTTCTAAGACTGAAACTTGGGTGGAAGGCTGAGAGGTGAGATGCAGAGACAgcctccttcactttttttttgttgttcctctCTCACTTCTGTCAGAGAATATGTACAcctactttattaaaaaaaattgaggccTTGAGAGCACTTGAGGTATAGCTGTAGCCTCAGTCTTTTTAATAAAGTAGGTTAGAGGTTCTCTGCCAAAGGTGAGGGAGGCTGGAGAGGTTTGGGGGTCCCCCAAGGGTTTGATGTTTTGTGACTCACCAGGCAGTTGGGTCTGATGGTTTAGGTCTACACCCTTCATTGACTTGTTGCAACAATTTTTAGTGCCCTGTTCCAGGGACATCATCTGTTTTCCTGCATGGTCTTAGTGGTTTGTCCTTCACCTACTCACATTTCATGATTACGTGTGCCTGTGTAATCCTAGTGTGTTGCCTTTCTTGTGGTGGAACTTGAATTCATAAACGGCCGTTCAGAAGCACACCTAGTAcgaggaaagaagagaaatgacGGCAGAATGGATCTGTCCTAGGAGTTTGCcaaatgttctgtattttatgtGACGGTCAGTCAGCTGTGGCCATGAGAGAAGACATAGGACAGGCTCAAGAAAACAAAGTTTAGTATACTCACAGGTCCTAGAGAGGGGGTCACTGAATGCTTTGAAGGGTCAGGGGGGATGCACCAGATTTTGGTCAGGTGGCAGAAGACAGGAGTGAGGGAAAGTCCAGGCAGGAGCCTTTACTGGGTTCTGCAGGAGAGGCAAGGCAGCGCAGGGTAGGCAGTGTAGGATTTGCTAGTTGAATAATTTGAGTAGGCACTAAGATATAGGGGTGGTTTCTAGTTGTCTGGCACCTGGCACTGGGCTGATTAAGGCAGAGGAACATTGCCTCTGGGGATGTGCAAGCCAGACAGAAGAGTTGCAGCTCCGGATTGGTTAGTTTGCATATAAAGGCAGTCCCAGTTGAGTCCTTTGCTGTCTCTACGAATTGGCTAGCTCCAGGAGGCTGTCTCTCCCCAGccggaaaggtttttaaagatggCAAACATCATAACaggcagaaaattttaaatataaacaatacACAAAGAATACTTAAGCTGAATGTGTTCTTATCTTGGTATTGGTTTTGCCATTGTAGGTAAAATGCTGGTGCGATGAACATGTGGAAAAGCTGCCTTGTAAATAAGTTAGAGTGAAAAAGCATCTTTCAGCCGTCCCCACGGGAATTCGATGATTTATGATAGGGACTTAGGGTTGCATGTTTTGATTCGGAagatgatcatttttttaaagagtttttttagAGTTTAAAGCATCCTTGTTTATCTAACAAAAGCATATAACTTCTGTGGGGTTTGTTCCTTACATTTCCTagtaaattattttctatgtatgCTGCGGTTTTTCTTAAAAGGAGGAGAAGCTAAATATGAGTCTGTTTTGGTAGAGGTGGGAGTGTGATACATACTTATCCCCCAGAATCATACATatgattttctccctttctccctctgaaCGCAGTGGTGAGACTGCGTTCAGAAATATGACTGTCCCTTATGGATGGGCAAAAAGACCAATGCTGCAGCGAATTGGTAAAATGCACCCTGACATTCCAGTTTCGGTCATCTATGGCGCCCGATCCTGCATAGATGGCAATTCTGGCACCAGCATCCAGTCATTACGACCACATTCATATGTGAAGACTATAGTAAGTGTGTGGTTTATTTTTGGCTTATAGTTGTAGGCGAAGTCTGTTCTATTATCTTTGCTTTCAGTGAGATTTCAGGTCATCCCTGTGCTTTCACATCTAAGCTATACCTGCAGCTTTGGTCAGAGACCTGCTGTCACTCGTGACGGGGGCAGGGTTTGACCCATACAAATCTTCATGTCCAGACAGCGAATCCCCATTCTTAGGCCCTTGTCTGTCCTAGAGCCACAGCATCTCCCAGTGGGAGAGACTGAAAGAGGGACAGACAGGTCCAATAGCACTGCGACCACCTCCCAAGGCAGCACATGCTTACTTTGTTCAGTGTTTCTGTTGGCCCTATTGTTAGAGGTCAATTTAGAATGTTATTTTTGCATATGAAAATTTTAGTAAGGTTCActggattttttctttattctcagatCCTTTATTTAATGAAGTATATAATAGTTACTACAGATCagtattgctttttcttttatgttttatatatagctgTTCTCACTTTCATTGCTAAGTGTCTTTGTATGTGTCATTgtgttttattaaatgcttttactCACTGACCAtctgactgcttttcctttcctAGGCCATTCTCGGAGCAGGGCATTATGTGTATGCAGATCAACCAGAAGACTTTAACCAGAAAGTGAAGGAGATCTGTGACACTGTGGACTGAGCACACTGCAGATGACGTGGAAATGCACATGGGTAATACAGTTCCTCAGCAATAATTTGCAGTCTGCGATGCAGAGAGTAAGGAATCTCACATGAGAACCAGCAGTCTTCTTGACTGTactttccctatgttttctttatgAAGCTGCTAGCACATTTAAACCAGGTAGTGCCTTCTAGAAGAATGACTTTCCTTTCTCCAAAATCAACATGTACAAGAGTCTCCAAATCTGGTAGCTTTAATAAAAGGTTATTTGTCCCTCTGCTGTACTGAAATATTGTAATTTTtcaactgaaatttttatttctatctaaCTTTGctatatcaagtattttttatatTGCAGTCTGTACtgccaattttaaaaagtgatttctggcttcattattttatataatgtaaagGTGCACCTTATTTTCCTTGCTTATATATACCATGTCTAATAACTGATAGAGTTAAACAAAATTTGGTgtgtttttatgtaaaaatttgtCACTTTCTTAGAATGCTTCACTTCATTTTTGAAATGGAGTGTTGAGACAGGGTTTTGGTTAAAAAGATGGGAGTTGATTTCTAGCattgatttttctgattttcctttgttttctatttaaggCTGCAAAGCCATGTTCACCGTTTTAAATGTGATCCATCCTTAAGTATTTCAAGTACGGAAAAGCCTTAACTAAAAGTCTATCCTATTTTCCCCCATTAATActgttattcttttctttgagCCTGCATGCAGCAGAAGGAACAGATTTCCTCACTGAGGGGTCATTAAGACTGTTACCTTCCAGTAAGCCAAATCATATATTTTCATCTAATTCTTGTAGATGGGTGCTAAAACTGGATTACATTTTTaccactaaaatataaaaatcggTGGTGCTGTTATATCTCATGGCACCAGAAGTTAGCTAGtacttgggggtttttttgttttgttttgtttttttaagagttttgtgTTGATTAAATAACTTACATACTTTATTACAAAAATTCTGTAAGGTTGATTGAACTATTTGACAGTAACTACTACCATCAAGTGTAGCActttcttgctgtttttaatacaAGGAAAATTTCTCTGAAACTGAGAAAAAGCTCCATGTGGTAACTGGCTACTACTGAGAAGACCCTCCACAAAAGAAAGTTGAATAGGATGGTCACCAGCAAGTCATCTTTGCCTTATGTTTTGCTTAATGTTGGTTGTCTAGGAGAAAGGTggttatgtaaataaaaacagtgaACTAGAGCAAATAATGACTTCATAGTTTTGAttgttgcatttaaaaaatgattaggaAATCTTTAGTTGTTAGGAAATGTAAGGTTGTATCACTGTTGATTAACTGTGAGGAAGACGAATGTTCTGTTTTCAACAATATCTCCCCTGCCCCAAAAATAGGCACATTTCACTGAAGCATGACAAGTAGCTTCCCAGTGAGCAATTTGTCTCAGTTGTGGGATGGACTAGGTTAGTCCAGAAGGTAACAGGAGAGCCAAGTCAGATTTCTCTACCTTGAGAATAAAAGTAGTCTTTACTTTTTTAGTTTGTATCTTGGATGGCCAGATTCAAACCTATAAGTGGTGCAGATAATTTGGGtcatttttggtgtttttatttgACACACTCTCCAGTCTCTCTTAATTTTCCTTTGCTGGGTGAATGACAGTTTTTAGTCATACAGGAGGGTTTCTGCACAGGAAACGTGGTCTCAGAACTTAGAGGGAAGTTACTAGTTTCACTTAGATGGTTACTAGTTTCACTTAGATGGGGCTTCTAGCCATAGATGTGCCAAGTGATTCAGGGAAAAGATGTACCCAGGTGTCAAGTGGAACTTATTTTCCTAACAACTAATTTtggtttctttgaaaaatattgccataattctttttaaaaagtgaattttacctTGGGCTATTGTATATGTAATTTTGTGAAGACTGAGCTAACACAGAAAGTTCCAATCCTTGAATTCCTGAAAATAGAGTGGGtcctaaatgttttctttaaaaaaaaaaatctgggcttccctggtggcgcagtggttgagagtctgcctgccgatgcaggggacacgggttcatgccccggtccaggaagatcccacatgccgcagagtggctaggcccgtgagccatggccgctgagcctgcgcgtccggagcctgtgctccgcaatgggagaggccacaacagtacaTTATGTACAATgtactttattttacagaaaataaaggaaggaggGATAACACTACTAGATACTATAACATACtataaaaaattgagaaaaagtcAAAGTATATGATAAAGGAATCATCTTACTGGTGgagaaaaagacttaaaaaacgGTGTGGAGACAAATGTGGTTAAACACCTGGAAGACAGTAAAATTGAATCCATTTCTCACACTGTACAGAAGGATAAaatccaaatggattagagacccaaCTGTAAAAATGAAACCTTCTAAataactggaagaaaacataggtgaatTCCTTTATGATCTGAGAGTGGGGAAAACATTCCTATGACCGAATATCCAGAAGCAATAAAAGGAGGAGTTTATATCTAACTGAAAGAAAGAGATTTGGATGGTCaaaaaaagcaaagttaaaaagtaaataataaactggcaaaaatatttgcaacatttaTCACAAAGGGCTAATATAATATAGCCCTAATATGTGAAGAATTTCTAAACTTTGAAAAGAACCAGAAAGAACGGGCAAAAAGatacaaacagggacttccctgctgacgcagtgggtaagactccgcgctcccaatgcagggggcctgggttcgatccctggtcagggaactagaccatatgcatgccacagctgagagttcgcatgccacaattaagtaGCCAGCAAGCCGCAACAAGGGAGCCCgcctgttgcaactaagacccagtacaaccaaataaataagatatagacagttcatagaaaataaattgcAAATAAATAGCTCTTAAACATATGAGGATACACATaataaagagaaatgcaaattaaaactactgaGATACCATTTCTTGCCTGTTGGATTGTGAAAAGTCCAAGTTACACAGTGCACTCTGTTAGTGAGACAGTGGGGCAacaagctctccagaaagtacaGATCCCTGTGGATGGAATTTGTTaataactatcaaaattaaatatgagTTTATCCCTCAACCAACAGGCTCCCTTCTAAAAATCTATCTGAGGTGTACTGGTAAAAATATGTGATGGTGTATGCACAAAGATCTTCATTACAGTGCTATTTATAGCAGCCAAAGAGTGGAAGCCACCCAAATCTCCATCTAGAGGGGATTGATGGAAGAAACCTGGCACATACATATAGTGGAATACTGcacagctgttaaaaaaaaaaatgagggagcaTCTCCAGGAGGGAAGAGGATGAAGGCTGCAGAACCACACACATGGAGACACATCTCAGTTGGTCTCTAATCTTATTTGTGAGGATTCTGCCAGTTGAATGCCTGAAAAGGGAGGTGGGATGGCCTTCGGATTGTACCAGCTTAGCTGGCATTGCTAACCAACTGTTGCAggctctgaaaataaaaacaatcttgaactcctgccccttccccccgcaccccccaaaaaaaatgctGTCTTGGAGTCCTCTTCAGAGTATAGGAAGTGAAAGTGAAGAGCAGGTTTGTTGTGCTACCTGATTGTGTAAGAAAGGAGgggacaaatgaaaaaacaagcatGCATTtacttatgttaaaaaaaaaaagaaaaatggaaggttTAATTACATCAATAACTAATAAATCAGTTCCCTTAGGGGTGGTGGTAGGGAGCTGGCCAGAGATGGCACCTAGATCTGTAtcttcttttatactttttactttGGGACCCTGTCAGtgttttctataattaaaaaatcaactcTTAAAACTAAAACTTAACTATCCATCAAATTGGTGGTGTAACCACTCACAGAACAATTACTTCAAGCGACTTTAAAGCCCAGCATTTGTCTGCACTTTCCTAATGGAATATATCCTGTGAACTACAATGAAAACTTAAACtgcatttagtatttttatttttaacaatgatATTGGTGTTGTCCTTTTGAAACTCTATGTATTTACatatgataaagcaaatattaagtcAAAGGAAGTAAGAGCCAAGATTTTTAGTACAAGAAAGAAGAGATAcaagaataaaattaagtaaaaacccTGTAATTGTATATTTCAGTTGGAAGTACCAGCAAAATacagtgatttatttttcctaaaaaatacATGTTGCATAGCTTTATCCACTGAAAAGGCCTAGAAGCAATCAGAAGTCAGTGGCAAGGCATACCCTAGCACCAAGACTGTCCCATtagagggggcagggaagggacaAGATGAGGCTAGACCATCTTGTGTCTGAAAGCAAGAAAGCAATCAGAGTAAGGTCATGTCAAAAGGACCCAGGAGTCAACTAGAGGGGGCTTCCATTGGCCAAAGATGGaacaatttgaacatcaaaaagaataacaattgacatgaaatatataaaaatctatgaGGTCATaatgatagtttaaaaaaaatctattagtcATCTTTGGAGATTATTAGGCACCAACTTACTATTTTGAAAATTAACTGGAAAAATGAAGTATTTATCCTGATTCCTTTGTGTACCAGGTTAACCTGATAAGAGAACGTTTTTCACTTAAGAATCATAACTAAATGCCAGAGAATTGATAGGATTAGGAAATCACCGTATTTAgtaacaatacattactaaataaccaagagatcactgaagaaatcaaagaggaaatcaaaaaatacctagagacaaactacaacaaaaatacgatgatccaaaacctgtgggatgcagcaaaagcagttctaaagggaagtttgtagcagtatagtcctacctcaagaaacaagaaaaatctcaagcgatctaaccttacacctaaaggaactagcgaaagaacaaacaaatcccaaagtacgtagaaaaaaatcataaagatcagagcagaaataaatgaaatagaaacaaaacaata
This genomic interval from Lagenorhynchus albirostris chromosome 10, mLagAlb1.1, whole genome shotgun sequence contains the following:
- the ABHD5 gene encoding 1-acylglycerol-3-phosphate O-acyltransferase ABHD5 isoform X1, with the protein product MAAEEVEVDSVDANEKSGWLTGWLPTWCPSSTSHLKEAEEKILKCVPCTYKKGPVCISNGNKIWTLKLSHNISNKTPLVLLHGFGGGLGLWALNFGDLCTNRPVYAFDLLGFGRSSRPRFDSDAEEVENQFVESIEEWRCALGLDKMILLGHNLGGFLGAAYSLKYPSRVSHLILVEPWGFPERPHLADEERPIPIWIRALGAALTPFNPLASLRIAGPFGLSLVQRLRPDFKRKYSSMFADDTVTEYIYHCNVQTPSGETAFRNMTVPYGWAKRPMLQRIGKMHPDIPVSVIYGARSCIDGNSGTSIQSLRPHSYVKTIAILGAGHYVYADQPEDFNQKVKEICDTVD
- the ABHD5 gene encoding 1-acylglycerol-3-phosphate O-acyltransferase ABHD5 isoform X4, coding for MAAEEVEVDSVDANEKVSHLILVEPWGFPERPHLADEERPIPIWIRALGAALTPFNPLASLRIAGPFGLSLVQRLRPDFKRKYSSMFADDTVTEYIYHCNVQTPSGETAFRNMTVPYGWAKRPMLQRIGKMHPDIPVSVIYGARSCIDGNSGTSIQSLRPHSYVKTIAILGAGHYVYADQPEDFNQKVKEICDTVD
- the ABHD5 gene encoding 1-acylglycerol-3-phosphate O-acyltransferase ABHD5 isoform X2, whose translation is MRSVPCTYKKGPVCISNGNKIWTLKLSHNISNKTPLVLLHGFGGGLGLWALNFGDLCTNRPVYAFDLLGFGRSSRPRFDSDAEEVENQFVESIEEWRCALGLDKMILLGHNLGGFLGAAYSLKYPSRVSHLILVEPWGFPERPHLADEERPIPIWIRALGAALTPFNPLASLRIAGPFGLSLVQRLRPDFKRKYSSMFADDTVTEYIYHCNVQTPSGETAFRNMTVPYGWAKRPMLQRIGKMHPDIPVSVIYGARSCIDGNSGTSIQSLRPHSYVKTIAILGAGHYVYADQPEDFNQKVKEICDTVD